A region of the Trichocoleus desertorum ATA4-8-CV12 genome:
GCAGATTCACGAGTAGGTAATGGCGAGGACTGAGGCACTGTTGGAGGTGAGCTTGGTAGAATGGAGGCAGCATTTTTTGGGATAGGCTTGTGGTCAAGTAGCAAGCCTATCTTTTTTTGTACTTAGCAGCTCTATCCCTTGCTACACATCTGCTTCAACCTCCCTGTTACCCCCTGAGGTCTGAGGAGTCTGACTGTATGAATCTCCGCTTAACCTTAATGTTAACGCTTTACGGCAATTGCGAAGTCAATCGTTACTAAATAGTGGTAGTAGTAATGGGCATTTCTGGACTTCTTTGCAGCGTCGTGTTTCGCCTCAAGAGATGCAAGAAGTCCTTCGGAACTTAGAAATGAAAGAAGCTCAATAAGTCCGTTAAGCCAGGTAACAGTAGCAATTGGGTTTTGAAGTTAAGGCTCAACTAGTTTACTAACGGACACTTTGCTGAATTCATCTGATCGATGTCCAATCACATCAATGATGCGATCGCACAATCGTTTCAATAGAGCAAATTCATGGCTGATTACCAATAATCCAACCTGATGAGTGCGCGTGTGGGCAAGGACAGCTTGCCAGATTAGCGCTTGGGTATTGGCATCCAGCATTGCCGTCATCTCATCAGCAATCAGATAACGAGTGGTAGGGTTAAGGACGCGTGCAACGGCAATTCGTTGCAGCTCACCACCACTTAACTCATGAGGGTAGCGATTGAGCCAGTTTTGGTGAACACCCAACGCATCCAACAACTCAGGTGTAGGCATGTGTCCTTCCTGTAGAATTTGACGAACACGCCAGCGTGGATTGACCGCTAATTCAGGGTTTTGAAAAATTAGCTGTACTGGGGAGTAGCTTCGTAGGGGGAGTGGTTGATTGTTTACTGTCACGTTCCCAAAGTTGGGCGTGAGATAACCTGCTAGCAATTTGCCTAATGTTGTCTTGCCAAACCCGGAAGGACCCATGAGTCCAACAACTTCGTTGGGGGCGATCGCCACATTGAAGTCGCGCAAAATCCAGGGATGCCTGGGGCTATAGCGAAATGCAAGCTGCTTACCGACTAACATGATGTTCCTCCGCATGAATACATCTCACAGGCGCACCTTGCACCTGCCGAAATGGGGGACGACCAACCTGACACTCCTCCGTCACCCAGGGACAGCGATCGCTAAACAAACACCCGCTTGGTAGGGCATCGGGACTGGGTTGGCTACCGGGAACGGGAATAAACTCGTTTTGGGGAAGCGATCGCCACAGGGCTTGTGTGTAGGGGTGGCGAATCGTGCCGTTTGGGAAATCGGTTGCTGCGGCAATTTCAACCGTTGTTCCGGCATAGAAAACGGCAACCTGATCTGCCACTTGCAGTGCCGCTTCAATGTCATGGGTAATCAGGATGACCCCTTTTCCTTCATCTGCCAGTTCTCGTAAGTGGTCTAGAGTTTCCTTCACCACATCAGGATGCAGTCCGGGAGTTGGTTCATCCGCGATAACCAGATCCGCCTGACTCACAACTGCTGTAGACACCAGGACACGCCGTGCCATGCCCCCTGAAACTTGAAACGGATAGTACTGCTTTACCTTGGTCGCCAGACTGTAACGGTCAAACGTGCGATCGACCGCCTGACGTGCCTGTTGTTTCGACAATCCACATACCTGCGCTACCCGGTTCACCTGCTTTCCGACCTGCATCAGGGGATCAAGATAGCCGATCGATTGAGGAATCAGGGCAATTTCTTTGCCCCGCAAGATTTGAGCACGTTGCAGAGTCAGCGGTTTTCCCTTGAATAGGATCGTGCCACTGACCTGAGCATTGTCAGGCAAAATTCCAAGCACAGCGTGAGCCAACAGGCTTTTTCCTGATCCACTGGCACCCACAACGGCAACTACCTGCCCTGCCTGTACCTCCAAATCTAACTCTGTAATGACCGTGAGTTGTTTCTGAGTCAACCCTCGGTCATACATCGTAAATGTCACGCTAAGATTCTGTACTGACAGCATGATCACCCCTGACTTGTTTTTGGATCGATCAATGCCCGCACGTTTTCCCCTAGCGTATCAAAGGCTTTTACGGTCATTAGCAACAACAGTCCCGGCATGACGCCCAACCACCAGTAGCCTGTCGAAAGGTGACGCATCGATTCTGCCAGAATGATCCCGATCGCTGGCGTATGAGGCGACAATC
Encoded here:
- a CDS encoding ATP-binding cassette domain-containing protein, with the translated sequence MLVGKQLAFRYSPRHPWILRDFNVAIAPNEVVGLMGPSGFGKTTLGKLLAGYLTPNFGNVTVNNQPLPLRSYSPVQLIFQNPELAVNPRWRVRQILQEGHMPTPELLDALGVHQNWLNRYPHELSGGELQRIAVARVLNPTTRYLIADEMTAMLDANTQALIWQAVLAHTRTHQVGLLVISHEFALLKRLCDRIIDVIGHRSDEFSKVSVSKLVEP
- a CDS encoding ABC transporter ATP-binding protein — protein: MLSVQNLSVTFTMYDRGLTQKQLTVITELDLEVQAGQVVAVVGASGSGKSLLAHAVLGILPDNAQVSGTILFKGKPLTLQRAQILRGKEIALIPQSIGYLDPLMQVGKQVNRVAQVCGLSKQQARQAVDRTFDRYSLATKVKQYYPFQVSGGMARRVLVSTAVVSQADLVIADEPTPGLHPDVVKETLDHLRELADEGKGVILITHDIEAALQVADQVAVFYAGTTVEIAAATDFPNGTIRHPYTQALWRSLPQNEFIPVPGSQPSPDALPSGCLFSDRCPWVTEECQVGRPPFRQVQGAPVRCIHAEEHHVSR